The segment GCTATCCAGTATTGGAGGCTTTGGTTGAATTTGTTTTGGTATTTCTATGGGTGGAAACAGCTGTGTTGTGAGATCTGATAAATCAGTAAGTAAAGACCATTTTTCAGGCTTACTGATCATCTTCCGggacatttttctttgtaatttggGTGAGGGGCAATAGTCTGGTACAACATCCTGGGATGTGCTGCAAGTTTTCTTAgctggaggagggaaggaaaatTCAAGACATGAATCCTGTACAGCTGGCGTGTTTTCAGTCCTGCAGATTCCCGGCTCTGCTTTGAACTGGCTGATTTCTTCACAATGAACTGTTTCCAGTGGGGCTGACTTTTCTGTTTGAGTTACAGACGCTTGCTTGGAAGTTTGTGACACAGATAGCTCTTCATTGCTCTGCAGCTTTAAACGTGCATGTGTCATCAGCGGATCTCGCACTTCTGTAAATAAGGTTTTAGGTGAAGGAACTAAAGGATAATCACTGTGAAATGgtcctttcttttctccattttcttcaCATAGCTCAAACACAATGTCCTCCTCTGAATGAACATCCTCTATGCCATCtacttcttcttcctcatgGTGTAAGCTAATGCTCTCAGGCTCTAACACCAGCTGTGCCTCATGCTTTTTATCTACATGCTCAACGTCTGCACCTGGAAGCTCTTTTTCAAGCACAGGAACAGCTTCATCCTGGCTCGGACTTTCTTCACTGGCTGCCATTGCCGACtctttttcagtattttttccAACATCCTGAGGAGTGCTTGTTCCTTCttgctctttgtttttatcCTCATTGTCTCTTTTAGACACATTTCCAACATTCAGTGTCAAATGTCCTCCTTGTTTCCTTTCACTCTCCCAGTAGGACTCCAGCATACGGTCTAATATTATCTGGAAGGAGTCCACGCTGAACTCAAACTGCCTTCGCAGAGAACTCACAAATCTGAGCCCCAGTGTTTTAGCTCTGTTGTTCGACAGCGAGATAAGGCTCCATCTGTCATGCTCATTGAAAACTTTTACCATCTTTTGCACATAGGCTTCCTTCATTGTCAGGCAGGTGATCTTTCGTCTATTAACTCCACAAGGGAGGAGGTCTCGCAGGCTGCCCAGCACCACCTCCTTAATCACCTGGAAGTCCTCCTGTCTGGGCAGCTCCACTCCAAAAATGATGTCTAAGTCTCTATAGCCCAGGCCGTTATCCCTCACCAAGACATGGCTTGCAGTTGCACCATTAAGCCGTATATCTTTTACCTGGATGTCTCTATCGACCAGTCGATCCTTCACCACACGAATGATGTCTTTCGCCCTCACTTGCAGCGTAGGAAAATTTCCTCGTCCATGGATGGGGATGACCTCTGTCAAGACCTTGTCCAGAGCCTGAACTTGTTCAAGAGTTAAGTTGTGGAATCTCTTCTCAGTTTGTAGCTCCATTATCCTTACCTGTAAAATAGAGGTCTGATATATGTATCACATTATGGCACATGTCATGTGAGAAATAACACACAATGAGAGGCTGAAGCATCGAAACAGATTAGAAAAGATGTCGTAATGAAACCCATTTGACTACCTGTGCAAGATAACCTTTACAAATGGCAAAGTGTATGGGAAAACACgttcatttattttcaaatgttgtcTGTATCATCCCAGCACCCTGTCTACATCCCCGTCTTTGACAATAttttttactcatttgtttACTTGAACGACTTAGCCTTTGAAGGTTTGGCATTTGCCCCTTTGGTTTTTATCTGTTCCACAAAGCTTTAAACGTACCAATTTAGCCAAACAGAATAACTGTGCTAAAGCCTTGTGTCGTTTTTTTACCCTCACTAATATACCCTCCATGTAACACtgtttaaatgatgaaatgattaattaaaaaggCAATAACACACACCAAGTGAGCTGTGAGGATTGAGGATGTGTCAGTGATCGACTCGTCTGATGTGCTGCCACTAGATGGCAACAGCATTATAACATGCATACAGAAAAGTGGTactaatgtagtaaagtaaatCAAGTGCGCTGCTCTGCACCTGATTTAATTTTCCCATGTTGAACCTCTCAGTGCACTTACACAGGGTAATTCAACATCAGTTTTACCTGcaacatgcaaataaaacttAGGAACAGCCCATGCCTGACTATCGATAGATAAGTGGCACTGTGGTTGTCAAAATAATAGATATTTGCATGAACTAATCTAaatcaaacaacacatttgtaaaatctAAGTGTTTGTGAGTGGTTTaagtgcaaaaaaataaaagcaccttTATTGCAACCCCTCCCACAATGCACTAGGAACTTTTTTCCTGCCAAGGGATGCAGCACATTTCAGTAGCACTGTAAACGTCACCAGCTGTTTCTCACACGGTTTTACTAGTTGGTCACACTAGATAAACATTCAGGAGCTGCCATGTTGAATTTCTCCCATAATTATGCATCCATCTGCTAGTTACAGGTCATTTACAGCTGTCATCTACAGGGACACGTGGTTGATGGATGGCCACCGCAGTACAGTAACAGCTATAATGTCAACTTGACTGCATTATGTTGCTAATAAACAGCATGATATTgttgacagtgtttttattcctgttgttttaatgtgacaaattatattataaataatgtatttacaaGAGGGAGAAAAGTACGTCATCACTGAGCTACATgttctcactcactcactcactgctgAGGAAAATATCAGATGTTTAGTCTGAAAGGGGGAATCAGTTAAGGACCCTCAGGGTGTTCTGAACAGTAACAGCTCTCATTATCCAGTATGCTATATGCAATAAAAGATACTGAACTCGATTTAATGTGCTTTTAATGATCTcttttgcctttatttttgtgtctttcatcAGAACCTGACCATTATGCtgaaatatatactgtataaaacatttctaaattcaTCAATTGAATCTTAGGAGATGTAATGCTTACATATTTGTATACACTGCATACAGTAGATGGGGAAATGTAGCGCGTTGCTTGCAGCTGGTTGTATTGCTATTtcctgaaaatattttttcaagACGTACATGCGTCAGTGCAATTAACTGAAGACTGAGAAAACTTGGCATGCAAAAAATGTTAGATGTCCTGATCTATATTGTACGTATCACCTGATATTATccttatttgtgttgttgttatcaCTATGCTTATAATACAATTAGACACAATGCTGTTGAAATGATAATCAGAAACTGATGCCATTCCTCACTGAGGCTATTTCTGATTCtaacttttaaatgtattaagcAGTGTTTACTAtaaatttatattatattattattctttttagattgttttatttaaacatttaagttgttgtttggataaagataaaagataatgtAACTCTTTCTTTAACATTAtgtctgttgtttctttaatttattaaacaaaaatagaaaaatctgATTGAGTAAAACTTAAAAACTTATGATTatgatttatattaataaaaataaacagactaGACGAGCCTCCTGATTTTATTGgtaatgtttttaaactgatCTGCTCAACTGTAAACAACAGCTGATCATCTATTGAGTGTCTAGTATGTGAGCATCTTACTACATGTTCAGCCTGTGTTAGTATTTGGCGGCCATCGGTGTAAATACGCTCAGTGGCACTAACTCGGGGCGCAGGGACGCATGGCCCACAGCATCCTCTAGTGAATCTCACGGGTTACATCAGCTCGGTCCTGCAGCAAGACTGCACTTCTGCCACTTGGCTTCTTTATAGATAAGACTTTATGAGTCATACAGCCACTGAATGAAGCATCACTCGTTGGCTCCCCTGGatgtttcttctttcctttttgcgCAAAAACGATAGAAAATGC is part of the Anabas testudineus chromosome 14, fAnaTes1.2, whole genome shotgun sequence genome and harbors:
- the LOC113170526 gene encoding uncharacterized protein LOC113170526, which encodes MELQTEKRFHNLTLEQVQALDKVLTEVIPIHGRGNFPTLQVRAKDIIRVVKDRLVDRDIQVKDIRLNGATASHVLVRDNGLGYRDLDIIFGVELPRQEDFQVIKEVVLGSLRDLLPCGVNRRKITCLTMKEAYVQKMVKVFNEHDRWSLISLSNNRAKTLGLRFVSSLRRQFEFSVDSFQIILDRMLESYWESERKQGGHLTLNVGNVSKRDNEDKNKEQEGTSTPQDVGKNTEKESAMAASEESPSQDEAVPVLEKELPGADVEHVDKKHEAQLVLEPESISLHHEEEEVDGIEDVHSEEDIVFELCEENGEKKGPFHSDYPLVPSPKTLFTEVRDPLMTHARLKLQSNEELSVSQTSKQASVTQTEKSAPLETVHCEEISQFKAEPGICRTENTPAVQDSCLEFSFPPPAKKTCSTSQDVVPDYCPSPKLQRKMSRKMISKPEKWSLLTDLSDLTTQLFPPIEIPKQIQPKPPILDSAQVHHSPEPDSKSEKAEGTETLTVPTYSPANTCQDAAGSAETAGQTVKPKHSKKPPDSETRSHTCTASHPQVDEQKPKLPDTVPKNFGSSSCVAAASEPTITVEAECMYGDFEQAMDHLRHRLIATHNPEEIRGGGLLKYSDLLVRNFRPASETEIKSLERYMCSRFFIDFPDVSEQQRKIEAYLQCHFIGNEETSKYDYLMTLRRVIDESTVCLMGHERRQTLNMITVLALRVLGEQNAIPNTANVTCFYQPAPYMTEPIYSSYFITQAQPPLVYHPYPLHVHMQTGLV